A single region of the Betta splendens chromosome 12, fBetSpl5.4, whole genome shotgun sequence genome encodes:
- the thnsl2 gene encoding threonine synthase-like 2 isoform X1, with translation MLYCSTRGGVRGWDFQKVLFAGYAPDGGMFLPEAVPVLSPDTIRSWKDLSYTQLVVEVCSLFIPTQLIPRRDLEVLVGEALSSFSVPEVVRVVRLKEGLSVLELFHGQTLAFKDLAMTCTVRFLSYFLQKDNLRATVLVGTSGDTGGSAVQSARGLRGVDVVVVYPRGRVTPVQEKHMITCLQDNIHAFAADGSSDDIDRPLRRLFADPRLVESHGLMSLNSVNWSRVMIQLAHFMYAYLQLSGAEADGALPEVEVVVPSGGAGNITAGFIVKLMGFPLRLVAMVNANDILHRTVTTGDFSMAPGVIQTLAPAIDIQDPYNMERVFWLMLNRDGETVKNMMEEFQRSHKFSLPEKHHQLLSQVFSTGAVSDEGILDTMRRCWQENHYVLCPHTAVAVWHHYHCPHSPGISRCYIATASPAKFQAAVQRAGLTCDQPEAVQALDSLPTRYQNLERSLDWCKDWEDRLREKIQWISSSRKDADTYKH, from the exons ATGCTCTACTGCAGCACGCGAGGTGGGGTCCGGGGATGGGACTTCCAGAAGGTTCTGTTTGCAGGCTACGCTCCGGACGGGGGCATGTTCCTGCCGGAGGCGGTGCCTGTGCTGAGCCCGGACACAATCAGGTCCTGGAAGGATCTGTCCTACACCcagctggtggtggaggtgtgTTCCTTGTTCATCCCCACGCAGCTCATCCCCAGACGGGACCTGGAAG ttCTGGTGGGTGAAGCTCTGTCCAGCTTCTCGGTGCCTGAGGTGGTCAGAGTCGTTCGCCTGAAGGAGGGTCTGTCGGTGCTGGAGCTCTTCCACGGCCAGACGTTGGCCTTCAAGGACCTGGCCATGACTTGCACTGTGCGTTTCCTCAGCTACTTCCTTCAGAAAGACAATCTCAGAGCTACTGTCCTCGTCG GCACGTCGGGCGACACCGGCGGCTCGGCCGTCCAAAGCGCCAGGGGCCTGCGAGGCGTCGACGTGGTGGTGGTGTACCCGCGAGGACGCGTCACTCCGGTCCAGGAGAAGCACATGATCACCTGCCTCCAGGACAACATCCACGCGTTTGCAG CCGACGGGAGCTCGGACGACATCGACCGCCCGCTGCGCCGCCTGTTCGCCGATCCCCGGTTGGTCGAGTCTCACGGCCTCATGAGCCTCAACTCAGTCAACTGGTCCCGAGTCATGATCCAGCTGGCCCACTTCATGTACGCATACCTGCAGCTGAGCGGGGCGGAGGCTGACGGGGCGCTgccggaggtggaggtggtggtgcccAGTGGGGGGGCGGGGAACATCACAG CTGGGTTCATAGTGAAGCTGATGGGGTTTCCTCTGAGGCTGGTGGCCATGGTTAACGCCAATGACATCCTTCATAGGACGGTGACCACTGGAGACTTCTCCATGGCGCCGGGTGTGATCCAAACGCTGGCCCCTGCTATCGACATCCAG GACCCATACAACATGGAGCGAGTATTCTGGCTGATGCTGAACAGAGATGGAGAAACAGTGAAGAACATGATGGAGGAGTTTCAACGTTCACACAAGTTCTCTCTGCCTGAAAAGCACCACCAGCTG TTGTCACAGGTTTTCTCTACTGGAGCGGTGAGCGATGAAGGGATACTGGACACCATGAggagatgctggcaggaaaacCACTATGTTCTGTGTCCTCATACCGCTGTGGCCGTGTGGCATCACTACCACTGTCCTCACAGCCCTGGGATCAGCAG ATGTTACATTGCAACAGCATCTCCAGCCAAGTTCCAGGCTGCAGTGCAGAGGGCCGGCTTGACCTGTGACCAGCCTGAGGCAGTGCAGGCGCTGGACTCATTACCGACTCGTTACCAGAACCTGGAGCGGAGCCTGGACTGGTGCAAGGACTGGGAGGATAGGCTGAGAGAGAAGATCCAGTGGATAAGCTCCTCCAGGAAAGACGCAGACACTtacaaacactga
- the thnsl2 gene encoding threonine synthase-like 2 isoform X3 — MLYCSTRGGVRGWDFQKVLFAGYAPDGGMFLPEAVPVLSPDTIRSWKDLSYTQLVVEVCSLFIPTQLIPRRDLEVLVGEALSSFSVPEVVRVVRLKEGLSVLELFHGQTLAFKDLAMTCTVRFLSYFLQKDNLRATVLVGTSGDTGGSAVQSARGLRGVDVVVVYPRGRVTPVQEKHMITCLQDNIHAFAAGFIVKLMGFPLRLVAMVNANDILHRTVTTGDFSMAPGVIQTLAPAIDIQDPYNMERVFWLMLNRDGETVKNMMEEFQRSHKFSLPEKHHQLLSQVFSTGAVSDEGILDTMRRCWQENHYVLCPHTAVAVWHHYHCPHSPGISRCYIATASPAKFQAAVQRAGLTCDQPEAVQALDSLPTRYQNLERSLDWCKDWEDRLREKIQWISSSRKDADTYKH; from the exons ATGCTCTACTGCAGCACGCGAGGTGGGGTCCGGGGATGGGACTTCCAGAAGGTTCTGTTTGCAGGCTACGCTCCGGACGGGGGCATGTTCCTGCCGGAGGCGGTGCCTGTGCTGAGCCCGGACACAATCAGGTCCTGGAAGGATCTGTCCTACACCcagctggtggtggaggtgtgTTCCTTGTTCATCCCCACGCAGCTCATCCCCAGACGGGACCTGGAAG ttCTGGTGGGTGAAGCTCTGTCCAGCTTCTCGGTGCCTGAGGTGGTCAGAGTCGTTCGCCTGAAGGAGGGTCTGTCGGTGCTGGAGCTCTTCCACGGCCAGACGTTGGCCTTCAAGGACCTGGCCATGACTTGCACTGTGCGTTTCCTCAGCTACTTCCTTCAGAAAGACAATCTCAGAGCTACTGTCCTCGTCG GCACGTCGGGCGACACCGGCGGCTCGGCCGTCCAAAGCGCCAGGGGCCTGCGAGGCGTCGACGTGGTGGTGGTGTACCCGCGAGGACGCGTCACTCCGGTCCAGGAGAAGCACATGATCACCTGCCTCCAGGACAACATCCACGCGTTTGCAG CTGGGTTCATAGTGAAGCTGATGGGGTTTCCTCTGAGGCTGGTGGCCATGGTTAACGCCAATGACATCCTTCATAGGACGGTGACCACTGGAGACTTCTCCATGGCGCCGGGTGTGATCCAAACGCTGGCCCCTGCTATCGACATCCAG GACCCATACAACATGGAGCGAGTATTCTGGCTGATGCTGAACAGAGATGGAGAAACAGTGAAGAACATGATGGAGGAGTTTCAACGTTCACACAAGTTCTCTCTGCCTGAAAAGCACCACCAGCTG TTGTCACAGGTTTTCTCTACTGGAGCGGTGAGCGATGAAGGGATACTGGACACCATGAggagatgctggcaggaaaacCACTATGTTCTGTGTCCTCATACCGCTGTGGCCGTGTGGCATCACTACCACTGTCCTCACAGCCCTGGGATCAGCAG ATGTTACATTGCAACAGCATCTCCAGCCAAGTTCCAGGCTGCAGTGCAGAGGGCCGGCTTGACCTGTGACCAGCCTGAGGCAGTGCAGGCGCTGGACTCATTACCGACTCGTTACCAGAACCTGGAGCGGAGCCTGGACTGGTGCAAGGACTGGGAGGATAGGCTGAGAGAGAAGATCCAGTGGATAAGCTCCTCCAGGAAAGACGCAGACACTtacaaacactga
- the thnsl2 gene encoding threonine synthase-like 2 isoform X2 → MFLPEAVPVLSPDTIRSWKDLSYTQLVVEVCSLFIPTQLIPRRDLEVLVGEALSSFSVPEVVRVVRLKEGLSVLELFHGQTLAFKDLAMTCTVRFLSYFLQKDNLRATVLVGTSGDTGGSAVQSARGLRGVDVVVVYPRGRVTPVQEKHMITCLQDNIHAFAADGSSDDIDRPLRRLFADPRLVESHGLMSLNSVNWSRVMIQLAHFMYAYLQLSGAEADGALPEVEVVVPSGGAGNITAGFIVKLMGFPLRLVAMVNANDILHRTVTTGDFSMAPGVIQTLAPAIDIQDPYNMERVFWLMLNRDGETVKNMMEEFQRSHKFSLPEKHHQLLSQVFSTGAVSDEGILDTMRRCWQENHYVLCPHTAVAVWHHYHCPHSPGISRCYIATASPAKFQAAVQRAGLTCDQPEAVQALDSLPTRYQNLERSLDWCKDWEDRLREKIQWISSSRKDADTYKH, encoded by the exons ATGTTCCTGCCGGAGGCGGTGCCTGTGCTGAGCCCGGACACAATCAGGTCCTGGAAGGATCTGTCCTACACCcagctggtggtggaggtgtgTTCCTTGTTCATCCCCACGCAGCTCATCCCCAGACGGGACCTGGAAG ttCTGGTGGGTGAAGCTCTGTCCAGCTTCTCGGTGCCTGAGGTGGTCAGAGTCGTTCGCCTGAAGGAGGGTCTGTCGGTGCTGGAGCTCTTCCACGGCCAGACGTTGGCCTTCAAGGACCTGGCCATGACTTGCACTGTGCGTTTCCTCAGCTACTTCCTTCAGAAAGACAATCTCAGAGCTACTGTCCTCGTCG GCACGTCGGGCGACACCGGCGGCTCGGCCGTCCAAAGCGCCAGGGGCCTGCGAGGCGTCGACGTGGTGGTGGTGTACCCGCGAGGACGCGTCACTCCGGTCCAGGAGAAGCACATGATCACCTGCCTCCAGGACAACATCCACGCGTTTGCAG CCGACGGGAGCTCGGACGACATCGACCGCCCGCTGCGCCGCCTGTTCGCCGATCCCCGGTTGGTCGAGTCTCACGGCCTCATGAGCCTCAACTCAGTCAACTGGTCCCGAGTCATGATCCAGCTGGCCCACTTCATGTACGCATACCTGCAGCTGAGCGGGGCGGAGGCTGACGGGGCGCTgccggaggtggaggtggtggtgcccAGTGGGGGGGCGGGGAACATCACAG CTGGGTTCATAGTGAAGCTGATGGGGTTTCCTCTGAGGCTGGTGGCCATGGTTAACGCCAATGACATCCTTCATAGGACGGTGACCACTGGAGACTTCTCCATGGCGCCGGGTGTGATCCAAACGCTGGCCCCTGCTATCGACATCCAG GACCCATACAACATGGAGCGAGTATTCTGGCTGATGCTGAACAGAGATGGAGAAACAGTGAAGAACATGATGGAGGAGTTTCAACGTTCACACAAGTTCTCTCTGCCTGAAAAGCACCACCAGCTG TTGTCACAGGTTTTCTCTACTGGAGCGGTGAGCGATGAAGGGATACTGGACACCATGAggagatgctggcaggaaaacCACTATGTTCTGTGTCCTCATACCGCTGTGGCCGTGTGGCATCACTACCACTGTCCTCACAGCCCTGGGATCAGCAG ATGTTACATTGCAACAGCATCTCCAGCCAAGTTCCAGGCTGCAGTGCAGAGGGCCGGCTTGACCTGTGACCAGCCTGAGGCAGTGCAGGCGCTGGACTCATTACCGACTCGTTACCAGAACCTGGAGCGGAGCCTGGACTGGTGCAAGGACTGGGAGGATAGGCTGAGAGAGAAGATCCAGTGGATAAGCTCCTCCAGGAAAGACGCAGACACTtacaaacactga